The nucleotide window TGCAGCGCTTCCTGGCGCGCGCGGGCGTGGCGAGCCGCCGTGGCTCGGAGAACCTCATGAGCGCCGGTCGCGTGCGCGTGAACGGAAGGGTGGTGAGCGAACTGGGCAGCAAGGTCACACCAGGCATCGACGTGGTGACGGTCGACGGCGTGGAGTGCCGTCTGTCGGACGAGCATGCCTACCTCATGCTCAACAAGCCCGCAGGCTACCTCACCACCATGAGCGACCCCCAGGGCAGGCCCTGCGTCGCCGAGCTCGTGCCCACGGCGCGCTACCCGGGACTCTTTCCCGTGGGGAGGCTTGATGCCGACACCACGGGGCTTCTGCTCTTCTCCACCGATGGGGAGGTGGCAAACGCCCTTTTGCACCCCTCGCGTCACGTGTGGAAGCGCTATGTCGCCCTCGTGAGGGGCACGCCCACCACGCGTCAGCTTGCCATGCTACGCGCGGGTGTCCCCCTAGACGACGGAGTGGCCCGACCCGCAGACGCACATCTCCTTGGCGCAGACGACCCCCTGTCTGCATCCGTTGTCACGGGCGGCGCGGACCCGGGCTGCGCGGTCGTGAGCATCCGCATCCACGAAGGCAAGAAGCATCAGGTCAAACGTATGCTCAAGGCCGTCGGCCATGAGGTCGTGCATCTGCATCGCAGCGAGTTTGGGCCGCTCGTGCTGACCGCCGAGCTCAAGGCTGGCCGTTGGCGCCCCCTCACGGGCGACGAGCGCGCGGCGCTCGAGCAGGCCGCCGCAGGAAGGGAGGGCTGATGGGCATCACCCGGCAGCGAATCCTCGTCATGCGCCATCCCGAGACCGTCGCGAACGTGCGCCACTTCCTGAGCGGCCGCGTGGACGTGGACCTGACGCCGAGGGGGGAGCGGCAGATGTGGCGCGCCATCGACGCGCTCGTGGCCTGGACGCCCACGCGCATCTGGTCGTCCCCCCTCAAGCGCTGCCAGGCCATCGCGCGCGAGGCGGCCGACAGGCTGGACGTCCCCGTCGAGGTCCGCGAGGACCTTGCGGAGATAGAGTTCGGATCCGTCCAAGGCATGACCGCACCCGAGTACGAGGCGCTGGGCTACCGCTTCCCCTGGGAGTTGGGCGCAGACGGGCGCTCCGTCTGCGCACCCGGCGCGGAGAGCTTCGAGGCGCTCTACGAGCGTGCCCGCAGGCTCCTTTGCGAGCTGCGCCCACTCACGGGCAGGACCGCCTGCGTCTGCCACGGCGGCTTCACCCGCGCCATACTGGGGGCCATCTTCGACACGCCGCTCGACACCTTCTGGAACGTCGAGATCCCCAACGTGAGCTCTCAGCTCATCAGCTGCGACGGGCGCGGCTTCACGTTGGATGCCCTGGCACTTGCGCCCGAGGAGGTCGCCCTGCGCGCAAGGAGCCCCGAGCTGTTGACCCATGACGCATCAAGAGACCTTTCCGGGAGTGATGATCAGTGAGAGTCGCAATCGACGGGCCTGCGGGCTCCGGCAAGTCGACCGTCGCGCGCGCCGTGGCCAAGCGCTGCGGCCTGACCTACCTTGACACGGGGGCGATGTACCGCTCCGTCACCTACCTCTGCCTCTCACGGGGCGTCGACGTGTCGGACGCAGAGGCCGTCTCCGCCATCGCACGCACGGTCCGAATCGACTTCGCCGAGGGGCAGGGCACGCAGCGCGTCATCGCTGACGGGAAGGACGTCACGACCCAGATCCGCACGCCCGAGGTCGACAAGAGCGTCTCCCGCGTGTCGGCCGTCCCCGCCGTGCGCGAGGCCATGGTCGCCCGCCAGCGTGAGCTCGGCCTTGCGGGAGACGTCGTGGCCGAGGGTCGCGACATCGGCACCGTCGTGTTCCCCGACGCCGAGGTCAAGGTCTTCCTGACCGCAGACCCCGCAGCGCGCGCCCACCGGCGTGCCGTCCAGCGCGAAGGCGGCAATGCGGCGACCAGTGACGACGCCAATGCGGACGCCGCGACCGAGCGCGAGATCCTAAGGGACCTCGTCCGTCGCGACAGGCTCGACTCCACGCGCAGCGAGTCGCCGCTCAGACCGGCCGATGACGCCCACCACATCGACAGCTCGTCCAAGTCCGTCGACCAGGTGGTCGACGAGGTCGTGGCGCTCATGGCCACAGCGATACCCGTGCATCCCGCCGCGCCAGCAGGAGAGGGGGACACGACCGCAGGGGCCACCCAGACGACGGGACGCCTGCGGGCGTTTCGCAAGAACAGCTACGACGACTACTACGACCACGCCCTACGAGACTTCCCGCTGCCCGGGCGCGTGCTTCTCGGCGTCGCCATAGTGCTGGTAGGCGCCATCACCAAGCTGCTGTGGCCCTGGAAGATAGAGGACGCGGAGAAACTCTGGGAGGACGTGCAGGGACGTGTCATCGTGATGAACCACGTCTCCATGCTCGACCCCGTCATAATAGCGGTGTCACTGTGGTTCCATGGCGTGGGACTGCGCATCGTCTACAAGAGCGAGTTCGACAAACTGGGCATCGTCACCTGGTTCTTCTCGCGCGCGGGCGGCATCCCCGTGGTGCGCGGGACCGCCGACCTCAAGGCCGTACGCCGTGCCGAGCGGGCGCTCAGGAGAGGTGAGTGCGTGCTCATCTACCCCGAGGGCACGCGCGTCAAGAGCGATGACGAGCCCGTCGAGATCCACGGGGGATTCGCACTGATGGCACAGCTCGCCAAGGCCCCGGTCCAACCCGTCGCCATCGTGGGCGCGCGCGACATCACGCCTGCAGGCAAGCACCTCAAGCGCCTGGGGCGCGTATGGTGCAAGGCGGGCGACTGCATCGGATTCGACGAGGTTGAGGCCAAGGGGCGCAAGGCCAGGGCCGTCGCGATGGAGAAGCTGGCCATGGAGAGGGTGTATGCGCTGCGCGACGAGCTCAGGCGCGAGCACCCGGGAAAGATGTAGGGGGCCGCATGCGCATCGTTGTCGCCGACGAGGCCGGGGCCTGCTACGGGGTGAACCGGGCCCTCGACATGGTCCGTGACGCCACGCGCACGGCCAGGGGCCCCATCCACACGCTGGGCCCCCTCATCCACAACCCCACAGTCGTCGCCGAGCTCGAGCGCGAGGGCGTCGGCGTGGTCGAGGAGGCGGACGACGAGCCGGGTGGCACGCTGCTGCTCAGGACCCATGGCGTCACCCCCGACGAGGAAGCGGCGGCCCGCAGGAGCCACGACAGCGTGCTGGACGCAACCTGCCCCTTCGTCGTACGCGCCCATAACGCCGCAGAGCGGCTTGTGGCCGAGGGCTATCAGGTCATCGTCTTCGGCGAGGCCGGGCATCCCGAGGTCGAGGGCACTCTGGGGCACGCGCCTGGTGCCGTCACGGTCGAGTCCGCCGCCGACGTCGAGGGGCTTGCGCTCAACCGCAAGGTGGGCGTCGTGGTGCAGACCACACAGTCCCGTGCCCAGCTGAGAGAGGTCGTCGCAGCACTCGTCGGCAGGACGGAGGAGCTCAGGGTCTTCGACACCATCTGCGAGGCCACATCCAGCCGCCAGGCGGCGGCGGCACGCCTCGCGTCATCGGTCGACGTCATGATCGTCATCGGCGGACGCATCTCGGCCAACACCACGCGCCTGGCGGAGATATGCGCGACGCGCTGCAAGGGCACCCATCACATCGAGGGCGCGGACGAGCTCGAGGCATCCTGGTTCAAAGGGGCAAAGACCTGCGGCGTCACGGCCGGCGCGTCCACCCCCCAGACGCAGATCGACGAGGTGGTCTCCGCCATCGGAAAGGTCGCAGGATAGCGTGGGGGCTGCGTGTGCCAGGCGCTGGACAAGGTGATGGCCGTGCGAGGCGGTGCCGCAGTGGATGCGCAGACCTCGCCCACCAACCTCCTTGCGCCCATCGCGGCGTAGGCCACATGATAGACTCGATGGGGAACCCAGAGTCAGGAGCATCATGTCCAAACCCATCGTGGCGGTCGTCGGCCGCCCCAATGTAGGAAAGTCAACGCTGGTAAACCGTCTGGCGGTCAATCGAGACGCCATCGTCCATGAGTCGCGTGGCGTGACCCGCGACCGCAGCTACCACGCCTGCGACTGGAACGGCCGCGAGTTCGTCCTCATCGACACCGGTGGCATCGAGTCCGCCAGGAGCAAGGATGTCTTCGCCCCGCGCATCCGCGAGCAGGCCCTGGTCGCCTGCGACGAGGCAGACGCCATCATCTTCGTCGTAGATGGCTCGGTGGGCGTCACGGACGAGGACGAGGAGGTCGCCCGTGTCGTGCGGCGCACAAGGAAGCCCGTCTTCCTCTGCGTCAACAAGATGGACGACCCCAGCACGGAGCTTGACGCGTGGAACTTCTACTCCCTGGGCGTCGGTGAGCCGCGTGCCCTGTCGGCCGGCCATGGCTACGGCACCGGGGACCTCCTGGATGACGTCGTCGCCTCCCTGCCCGAGATCCGCGAGGAGCCCGCCGTGGACGACGGGACTCTGAACGTTGCCATCATCGGCCGACCCAACGTGGGGAAGTCCTCGCTCACCAATCGCCTTGCAAGGAGGGAGCGCTCCATCGTCGCCGACGTCGCCGGCACCACGCGCGACGCGGTGGACATCACCATCGCGTGGAAGGGCCAACGCTTCTGCCTGGTGGACACCGCTGGGATGCGCAAGCGCAACCAAGTCCACGAGGACGTGGAGTACTACAGCCTCGTCCGAGGCCTTGAGGCCATGGACAGGGCGGACGTCTGCCTGCTGGTCGTGGACTCCACCGTTGGCGTGACGGAGCAGGACCAAAAGCTAGCGGGTATGGCCATCGACCGCGGCTGTGCGGTGGTCATCGTCCTCAACAAGTGGGACCTCATCACAGGCGACCGGCAACGGGACGAGGTCATGTCCTCGCTTGACGCCCGCATGACCTTTGCCACCTGGGCACCCGCCGTCAACGTCTCGGCGCTCACGGGCCGTGCCGTCGACAGCGTCCTCGCCGCTGCGGCAAAGGCGGCCGCCAATCACAGCTCGCAGGTAAAGACCCCGCAGCTCAACAACCTCGTCACCCAGATCAGGGAGTCTGGGCACACCGTCACGCAGAAGAACCGTCGCCTCAAGATCCACTATGCCGCGCAGACGGGATCGCGCCCGCCCGTCTACACCTTCTTCTGCAACGCACCGGACCTTGTCGATGACGGCTACGAGCGCTTCCTCGAGCACCGCCTGCGCGATGCCTTCGACCTTGAGGGCACGCCCATCCGTCTCAAGTTCAGAAGGAAGGACGGCTAGCCATGGCGACGCCGACGACACCCCTCGTCCTTGTGACGGTTGCCTGCATGATCACCTCGTTCCTCGTCTGCGGCATCCCCTTCGGCATGATCGTGGCCAAGAGGCTCAATCATGTCGACGTGCGCACGGTCGGCTCGGGTAACATCGGCATGACAAACGTCGCCCGCTCGGCCGGGGGACGAGCGGCGGCGTTCACGCTCGCGCTTGACATGGGCAAGGGTACCGCCTGCATGCTCCTCTCTCGCCTCGCCATGGCCATGGTCGCCTTTGGAGGCGACTGGTCCTCGACCCTCGCGCAGGGTCCTTTCGGTCTCTGTCCCTCCCTCGTCTTCGCCTGCTGCGTCCTGGGGCACATCTTCTCCCCTTACCTGGGTTTCCATGGCGGCAAGGGCATCTCGGTGGGCTTCGGTGCCGCGCTGGGGCTCTGTTGGCCCGTTGCCTGCGGCCTCATTCTCATCTTCCTTTGTCTGGCCTTGCCCTCACGCTATGTCTCCCTGGGCTCCATCTGCGCCGCCATATCGCTTCCCATCTGGGGGGCCATCTCCGGCTTGGGCCTCGCAAGCGACCTCCCCCTTGTCGTCGTGGGACTCACCGTCGTCTGGGCGCACCGCTCCAACCTGTCCAAGCTGCTGCGTGGCGAGGAGCGCAGCTTCTCCCTGCACAGGGGGGACAGTGCGGGGGGAGCCACGGGCGAGGGGGGCACGTCTGCGAAGGAGCGGCGATGACCCTCGTCGACAAGGTGGCCCTTATCGGGTCGGGCAGCTGGGGGACGGCGGCATCCGGCCTTGTCGCGCCCCATGTGCGCGAGCTGTGCATGTGGACCCGCACGACCACCGTAGCAGAGGCCATCAATGCCACCCACCACAACCCCCGTCACCTCACAGACTACGAGCTTCCCGAAAGAGTCCGTGCGAGCGACTCCCTCGAGTCGGCCCTGGACGGGGCCTCTGCCATCGTGATGGCCGTCCCCTCCGCCTTCCTGCGGGCGACGGCACGGTCGATGGCGCCCCATGTGGGCCAGGACACCCCCGTCATCGTCCTCACCAAGGGCATAGAGCCGGGGACGCACCTTCTTATGGCCGACGTCCTCGCAGGCGAGCTTGGCAACCCAGCGCGCATGGTGGCCCTCTCGGGTCCCAACCACGCCGAGGAGATATGCCTGGGAAAGGTCTCCGCAGCCGTCGCCGCCTCCCGCGACGAAGGTTTGGCCTGCCTCTCCCAGGGGCTCTTCATGAGCCCGACCTTCCGCGTCTATCAGACGAACGACCTCACGGGCGTCGAGGTCTGTGCCGCCGTGAAGAACGTCATGGCCATCGCGTGCGGCATATGCGTGGGTCTCGGCTTTGGGGACAACACCCTGGCCGCACTCATGACGCGTGGCCTCGCCGAGATCGGCCGGATCTCCTCGGCCCTCGGCGGGGAGGCCATCACCTGCATGGGCCTTGCCGGCATGGGCGACCTCGTGGCCACCTGCACCTCCCAGCACTCGCGAAACAGGACCTTTGGCGAGGCCTTTGCCCGAGGCGAGAGCCTCGCGTCGTACGAACGGCGCACCGGCATGGTCGTCGAGGGTGCGCGCACGGCGTTGAGCGCCTGGGAGCTTGCGTGTGAGCTCTCCATCGAGGCGCCCCTGACCACAGCCGTCCACGCTATCCTGTATGGGAACGCAAGGCTGGACGAGGTCGTCGACTCGCTGCTGGACAGAAGGGCCCGCGTCGAGTTCTACGGCCTCACCACAAACGAATAGGAACAGAGGGGTATACGTGCCCATGCTTACCGAAGGCACTCTCATCGCACCGTCCGTGCTGTCTGCCGACTTCACCAGGCTCGGCGAGGAACTCGACAGCATCTCGGACGCCGACTACGTCCACTATGACGTCATGGACGGGCATTTCGTCCCCAACCTCTCGTTTGGCACTGCGGTCCTGTCCCAGGTAAAGGCGGCGACCAGCCTGCCCATAGACGTGCATCTCATGGTCGCGAACCCCGAGGAGTGCGCCCGTTGGTACCTCGAGGCGGGTGCCGACGCGGTGAGCTTTCACTGGGAGGCCCAGACGCACGCCGCGCGCCTGGTCTCCCTCATCCATGATGCCGGCGCCAGGGCCGGCGTCGCCCTCAACCCCGCAACGCCCGTATCCGTCCTCGAGGCCATCATCGATGAGCTCGACCTGGTCCTCATCATGAGCGTCAACCCCGGCTTCGGCGGCCAGCGCTTCCTGGAGGGTACCATCGGCAAGCTCCGCACCCTGCGCGCCCTCTGCACCTCCCATGGCGTACGGCCCCTCGTAGAGGTCGACGGCGGCATCGGCGCGTCCAACGCCGGGGTGGTCTGTGCGGCAGGCGCCAACCTCCTCGTCGCCGGGTCCTCCATCTTCGGCACCACGGACCGTGCGGCTGCGATAGCCAAGATCAGGACCGCGGGCGACCTTGGCCTTGCGCGGGAGGCGTAGCCCATGGACGTACGACGCTGTGTCTATCTCGACCATGCCGCCTCGTCGCCGATGTGCGCCGAGGCGCTCGCCGCGGAGCGCGCCTACGAGGGGCTCGACATCGCGGGCGCCAACCCCAACTCGCTCCACACGCTCGGTCGCAAGGCGGCCCAGGCCCTCGAGGCCAGCCGCCATGAGCTTGCCCGCTGTGTCGGCGGGGGCTTCAGGCCCGCCGACGTGACGTTCACCTCGGGAGGAACCGAGTCCAACAACCTGGCGCTCGTCGGCATGTCCGAGGGGGCACGTGCCCGGGACCGCAGGCGGATGCGCGTCATCGTCTCGGCCATCGAGCACGACTCCGAACTCGACGTCATACCGTCCCTGCGCGATCGGGGCTTCGAGGTCACGCTCGTGCGTCCCAACCGCGCGGGCGTCGTGACAGCCGAGGCCGTGGATGCGCTTCTCGATGATGCGGTGGCGCTCGTCTCGGTCATGTCCGCCAACAACGAGACCGGCGTCGTGCAGCCGATAGCCGCCATCGCACGCGTAGCCCGTGCACGGGGCGCCCTCGTGCACACCGACGCCGTGCAGGCCTTCGGACGCATTCCCCTCAAGCTTGATGACGTGGACGCGCTCAGCGTCGCGGCTCACAAGATAGGTGGCCCCACGGGCGTCGGCGCACTCGTCATGAGGGGGCGCTGCCCCTTTCGCCCACAGATGTTCGGTGGGGGACAGGAACGGGGCAGGCGCCCCGGCACCCAGGACGTGAGGGGCGCCCAGGCCTTCGCCGCCGCCGCGCGCGCCTGCTGCGACCACCTCGCCGAGAGGCGCATGGTCGTCTCCGCACGTGCCCAGCGTCTCTATGACGAGCTCTGTGCGCCACGGACGGGCATCGTGCCGACCACCACGGCGACCATCGACGAGGGACGCCTGCCGGGGCTGGTCTCCGTCATGGTGCCGTCAATGGACTCGGAGACCCTTGTCCTCAAGCTGGACCAGCTCGGTTTCGAGGTCTCTGCGGGCTCCGCCTGCTCGTCCGGATCGCTCGAGGCCAGCCACGTGCTCCTTGCCATGGGTATCGCACGCGCCGACGCCCTGGGATCGCTGCGCATCTCCTTCGACGAGCGTGCCGACGAGGAGGGACTTGCGGCCTTTGCCGCCGCGCTCCTCGGCATCGTCGCCGGCGCGCGCCCGTAGCCGTACCGCCTGCCACCACACACCCCATGGAAGGGATCGGACATGAACGAATATGAGGCCGTCCTCAGGCTGCAGGAGATCGACCTGGCCCTCATGCGCTTCGGCCGGACGCTCAAGGCCATGCCGCAGCAGAAGAAGCTCGCCGCGCTGGCCCAGGCCAGGCGCAAGGTGACTGCGGGGCTGACCAAGATCGTGGGCCAGCGCAAGGACGCCGAGCTCGACGTGAGCGACGGAGAGGAGCAGCACGCCCATCTCCTTGCGGTCGCCGAGCAGGTCAAGGCCGACGCGGCGGCCCGTGCGCAGGACTTTCGCCACATCAACGACCTCGAGGCACAGCTGACCTCCATCGCCAAGAAGATCGAGAAGATCGAGTACGACCACAGCGAGAAGGTTCGCCTCCTGGAGAGGCTCCGCAAGGCCGAGAGGAACGCGGGCGACCTCGCCGCGAAGCTCGACCGGGAGGAGGCCTCCCTCGAGGCGTCATACCGGAGGGACTCCGCCGACATCATGGCCGAGGTCCGCAGGCTCGCAGCAGAGCGCAAGCAGGTGCTCTCCTTCATCGAGCCTCCCACGCTCGCCACCTATGACGGCGCATCCAAGCGCTTCGACGGCCTGGCGGTCGAGCGGCTCTCGGGCAACGTGCCCTCCGTCTGTCGCGTCAAGCTCCAGCCCGGCCTCTACAGCGACGTCCGTCACAGTGGCCCCATCACCGAGTGCCCCTACTGCCACCGCATGCTCGTGACCGAGGACGTAGCCCGGTGAGCGGCAGAAACGTCGCCCTGGCAGTCTGCGGGGGCATAGCGGCCTACAAGGCCTGCGAGGTGCTGCGCGGCCTCCAGAGGGGGGGCTGTGACGTACGCGTCGCCATGACCGCCGATGCCGAGCGCTTCGTGGGCGCCACGACCTTCGAGGCGCTCTCGCACCACGAGGTCGTCAACGACCTCTATGCTTGTCACGAGACGGCCATCCCACACATAGCGCTGGCGGACTTCGCCGACCTCTGCGTCGTGGTGCCCGCGACGGCAAACGTGCTGGCCAAGATGGCCGCTGGCATCGCCGACGACGCACTGACCTCAGCGCTTTTGGCCATGCGCTGCCCGCTGCTTGTCGCACCGGCCATGAACGTCCACATGTGGCATAACCCTGCGACCCAGGCGAACGTCGAGCTCCTGCGCTCGCGCGGCATCTCCTTCGTGGGCCCGCGGGAGGGCCATCTCGCCTGTGGCTACGAGGGAGAGGGCAAGCTCGCGTCCGCGAACGAGGTCGTCTCGGCCTCGCTCGCGCGTCTCGACGCTCGCGCCCAAGACCTCGCGGGCATCCGCGTCCTCGTCACCGCCGGCCCCACGCACGAGGCCATCGACGCGGTGCGCTACATCGCGAACTCCTCCACGGGGAAGATGGGCCTCGCCATCACCCGCGAGGCGCTCGCACGCGGAGCCCAGGTCACGCTCGTCTGCGGTCCGGTGGCCGAGCGCATGCCCGAGGGTGCTCAGGTCGTGCCCGTCATCTCGGCAGCTCAGATGCATGCGGCCGCAGAGCGGGCCTTCGCTGAGGCGGATGTCGCCATCTGCGCGGCGGCCGTGGCCGACTACACACCCGCACACCCATCCACGCACAAGCTCAAGAAGGACCGTAGTCCCCTCGACGTGATCGAACTCGTCGAGACGGCCGACATCTTGAAGTCTCTCTCGGCCGAGAAGGGGTCGCGCGTCGTAGTCGGGTTCGCGGCCGAGACGGACGACCTCATCGGCAACGCGCGGTCCAAGCTCTCCCGCAAGGGCTGTGACCTCATCGTCGCAAACGACGTCTCACGCCCCGACTCCACCTTTGGCTCTGACACGGACCGCGTGGCCTTCGTATGGCCCGACCGCACCGAACAGCTCGAGACCCTTCCGCTCGACGAGGTTGCCCGCGAGCTTTTGGACCGTGTCCGCGACCTCGCGGGGGCGTGATTCCATGGGCATCCTGATAGGCTGCGAGCATCTCTCCCAGGAGTGGCCGGGCAAGCGCGTGCTCGTCGACCAGACCATCGGCATCAACGAGGGGGACCGCATCGGCATCGTCGGCAGGAATGGCGACGGAAAGTCCACTCTGCTCGACCTCATCGCGCAGAGAATCGAGGCGGACGGGGGCAACGTGACCGTCAGGGGAGGCGTGAGCGTGGGTCTGCTGGCCCAGGACGACGCCTTCTCGGACGACGAGACGGTCTCGCATGCCGTCGTGGGAGACGTCCCTGACTACGTCTGGGCGTCCGACCCCCGCGTCCGACCCATCATTGACGAGCTGTTGGCCGACGTCGCCTGGGATGCACGCGTGGGGGAACTCTCGGGCGGACAGCGGAGGCGTTGCGACCTGGCACGAGTGCTTGCGGGCAGCTGGGACGTCCTGCTCATGGACGAGCCCACCAACCACCTGGACATGCACGCAATCCGCTGGCTTGCCGATCATCTCAGGCGACGCTGGCCCGAAGGTCAGGGCGCCCTCATGCTCGTCACGCATGACCGTTGGTTCCTGGACGAGGTCTGCGAGCGCATGTGGGAGGTCCACGACGGCGTCATCGACCCGTTCGAGGGTGGCTACTCCGCCTACATCCAGCAGCGCGTCGAACGCCAGCGCCAGGCCGCAGCCGTGGAGGAGCGCCGCCAGAACGTCCTGCGCAAGGAGCTCAACTGGCTTGCGCACGGGGCCAAGGCGCGCAGCTCCAAGCCAAAGTTCCGCATCGACGCCGCCAGGGCGCTGCTCGCGGACGACCCTCCCCTGAGAAACCCCGTCGAGCTCAGGCGCCTGGCGGTGAGCAGGCTTGGCAAGCAGGTCATCGAGATGAGGGGCGTGGGAGCCTCCTATGGGGGACGCCCGGTCTTCTCGGGCGTCGACTGGCTCATCGGCCCCGGTGACCGCTATGGCGTCCTGGGCGAGAACGGCGTGGGCAAGTCCACCCTGCTCAAGGTCATGACGGGGCGCATGCGTCCCTCGAGGGGTTCCGTCAAGATAGGCAAGTCGGTACGCTTCGGCATCCTCTCCCAACACCTGGGTCAGCTGTCCGGGAAGGACGACTGGCGCGTGTCGGAACTCATGGGGACCTATCGATCCCGTCTCGAGGTGGATGGCAAGGTCCAGAGTCCCGAGCAGCTCCTGGAGCGCCTGGGCTTCGAGCGGCGGGAGTTCGCCACCTACGTACGCGACCTCTCGGGCGGACAGCGCAGGAGGCTCTCCATCCTCTGCGTCCTGCTCGAGGAGCCCAACGTCCTCGTGCTGGACGAGCCCGGCAACGACCTCGACACCGACATGCTGGCCGTCCTGGAGGACCTGCTCGACGGATGGCCCGGGACCCTCATCCTGGTGAGCCACGACCGCTACCTCATGGAGCGCGTCACCGACGACCAGTTCGCGATCCTCGACGGGCGCATCCGACACGTCCCGGGTGGCGTCGACGAGTACCTTGGCCTCCTGGGGGACGGACCGGCGCGCAAGTCGAGCGGGACCCCGGCACGGGGGGAGGGCAGCGCGGACGTGTCGCGGGGCGCACGGGCAGGTGATGGGACGGCCCTTTCCAACGCCGAGCGCCGCGAGCTCAAGAGACGCTTCGACGCCGTCGAGCGGCGCATGGCCAAGCTCGACGGCGAGCCGGCGCGGCTGCGGGCCGAGATGTCGGTGGTTTCGGCCTCCGACTTCGAGGCGCTGATGGAGGCCCAGAGGCGCGTGGACGCCGCAGTCGCCGAGATCGGCGCGCTTGGGGAGGAGTGGCTCGATCTTGCGGAGCGACTCGGGATGGCATAGGGGCGAGAAGGGGGTGTCCGCTTGCTGGAGCTCATGAGAACGTACCTCGCGGCGTATCGCGTCAAGACGTTGCTCGGCATGGTGGGGAAGGGCTTCGAGGTCGTCTTCGAGCTCATGGTC belongs to Olsenella uli DSM 7084 and includes:
- a CDS encoding pseudouridine synthase, yielding MSESRGNVRLTMRLQRFLARAGVASRRGSENLMSAGRVRVNGRVVSELGSKVTPGIDVVTVDGVECRLSDEHAYLMLNKPAGYLTTMSDPQGRPCVAELVPTARYPGLFPVGRLDADTTGLLLFSTDGEVANALLHPSRHVWKRYVALVRGTPTTRQLAMLRAGVPLDDGVARPADAHLLGADDPLSASVVTGGADPGCAVVSIRIHEGKKHQVKRMLKAVGHEVVHLHRSEFGPLVLTAELKAGRWRPLTGDERAALEQAAAGREG
- a CDS encoding histidine phosphatase family protein, translating into MGITRQRILVMRHPETVANVRHFLSGRVDVDLTPRGERQMWRAIDALVAWTPTRIWSSPLKRCQAIAREAADRLDVPVEVREDLAEIEFGSVQGMTAPEYEALGYRFPWELGADGRSVCAPGAESFEALYERARRLLCELRPLTGRTACVCHGGFTRAILGAIFDTPLDTFWNVEIPNVSSQLISCDGRGFTLDALALAPEEVALRARSPELLTHDASRDLSGSDDQ
- the cmk gene encoding (d)CMP kinase, whose amino-acid sequence is MRVAIDGPAGSGKSTVARAVAKRCGLTYLDTGAMYRSVTYLCLSRGVDVSDAEAVSAIARTVRIDFAEGQGTQRVIADGKDVTTQIRTPEVDKSVSRVSAVPAVREAMVARQRELGLAGDVVAEGRDIGTVVFPDAEVKVFLTADPAARAHRRAVQREGGNAATSDDANADAATEREILRDLVRRDRLDSTRSESPLRPADDAHHIDSSSKSVDQVVDEVVALMATAIPVHPAAPAGEGDTTAGATQTTGRLRAFRKNSYDDYYDHALRDFPLPGRVLLGVAIVLVGAITKLLWPWKIEDAEKLWEDVQGRVIVMNHVSMLDPVIIAVSLWFHGVGLRIVYKSEFDKLGIVTWFFSRAGGIPVVRGTADLKAVRRAERALRRGECVLIYPEGTRVKSDDEPVEIHGGFALMAQLAKAPVQPVAIVGARDITPAGKHLKRLGRVWCKAGDCIGFDEVEAKGRKARAVAMEKLAMERVYALRDELRREHPGKM
- the ispH gene encoding 4-hydroxy-3-methylbut-2-enyl diphosphate reductase, producing the protein MRIVVADEAGACYGVNRALDMVRDATRTARGPIHTLGPLIHNPTVVAELEREGVGVVEEADDEPGGTLLLRTHGVTPDEEAAARRSHDSVLDATCPFVVRAHNAAERLVAEGYQVIVFGEAGHPEVEGTLGHAPGAVTVESAADVEGLALNRKVGVVVQTTQSRAQLREVVAALVGRTEELRVFDTICEATSSRQAAAARLASSVDVMIVIGGRISANTTRLAEICATRCKGTHHIEGADELEASWFKGAKTCGVTAGASTPQTQIDEVVSAIGKVAG
- the der gene encoding ribosome biogenesis GTPase Der is translated as MSKPIVAVVGRPNVGKSTLVNRLAVNRDAIVHESRGVTRDRSYHACDWNGREFVLIDTGGIESARSKDVFAPRIREQALVACDEADAIIFVVDGSVGVTDEDEEVARVVRRTRKPVFLCVNKMDDPSTELDAWNFYSLGVGEPRALSAGHGYGTGDLLDDVVASLPEIREEPAVDDGTLNVAIIGRPNVGKSSLTNRLARRERSIVADVAGTTRDAVDITIAWKGQRFCLVDTAGMRKRNQVHEDVEYYSLVRGLEAMDRADVCLLVVDSTVGVTEQDQKLAGMAIDRGCAVVIVLNKWDLITGDRQRDEVMSSLDARMTFATWAPAVNVSALTGRAVDSVLAAAAKAAANHSSQVKTPQLNNLVTQIRESGHTVTQKNRRLKIHYAAQTGSRPPVYTFFCNAPDLVDDGYERFLEHRLRDAFDLEGTPIRLKFRRKDG
- a CDS encoding glycerol-3-phosphate acyltransferase produces the protein MATPTTPLVLVTVACMITSFLVCGIPFGMIVAKRLNHVDVRTVGSGNIGMTNVARSAGGRAAAFTLALDMGKGTACMLLSRLAMAMVAFGGDWSSTLAQGPFGLCPSLVFACCVLGHIFSPYLGFHGGKGISVGFGAALGLCWPVACGLILIFLCLALPSRYVSLGSICAAISLPIWGAISGLGLASDLPLVVVGLTVVWAHRSNLSKLLRGEERSFSLHRGDSAGGATGEGGTSAKERR
- a CDS encoding NAD(P)H-dependent glycerol-3-phosphate dehydrogenase is translated as MTLVDKVALIGSGSWGTAASGLVAPHVRELCMWTRTTTVAEAINATHHNPRHLTDYELPERVRASDSLESALDGASAIVMAVPSAFLRATARSMAPHVGQDTPVIVLTKGIEPGTHLLMADVLAGELGNPARMVALSGPNHAEEICLGKVSAAVAASRDEGLACLSQGLFMSPTFRVYQTNDLTGVEVCAAVKNVMAIACGICVGLGFGDNTLAALMTRGLAEIGRISSALGGEAITCMGLAGMGDLVATCTSQHSRNRTFGEAFARGESLASYERRTGMVVEGARTALSAWELACELSIEAPLTTAVHAILYGNARLDEVVDSLLDRRARVEFYGLTTNE
- the rpe gene encoding ribulose-phosphate 3-epimerase, translating into MLTEGTLIAPSVLSADFTRLGEELDSISDADYVHYDVMDGHFVPNLSFGTAVLSQVKAATSLPIDVHLMVANPEECARWYLEAGADAVSFHWEAQTHAARLVSLIHDAGARAGVALNPATPVSVLEAIIDELDLVLIMSVNPGFGGQRFLEGTIGKLRTLRALCTSHGVRPLVEVDGGIGASNAGVVCAAGANLLVAGSSIFGTTDRAAAIAKIRTAGDLGLAREA